The following proteins come from a genomic window of Leishmania major strain Friedlin complete genome, chromosome 17:
- a CDS encoding putative protein kinase produces the protein MLGMCSDENVANSQLSTLLGSPTQRSESSPALERVGSSQSSLFSTPMTRRLQGFMTKESPDYRALPAPHTSPPPLAFSTADLASVNSDKRMWNVYRRQDGWVRSPKADCCAPTSRQLHPGGHYSAPVASLAPPPVPQQGKISPHEPTRAVSDRTASRSIGRERGGYTHSMARFPSVSPAATPFRDLDQHLPSESALFPTSSSEGGPHRCTVSPAKPLSQMRESKSRNTGRSPSSHAKGGARHFSSSVERTSVSKELSALDHDVVCASSEATTSSRRRGRRRYSASTSPLHDGDYIGDALTASADQRMFLQIKRQPQLWPSDSIGRRFSNAAIGSTARRGVRRSSSSHTADQGGRSDSSMPLSAVMGVIPREDFAHRLRGDSMQSLSSLPQLHQQPLQQLPASSSAPPLPQTRTLMASIMRDHAPCSLLKPLELTPAAMERSPERRESAEVLVDSCCYTPSIFVVEQQQQQQQQQGPLLSTSLMDRPAEHSSASVQERGSFGHRVSLCSRHRRSVANDSISTAGSSSNVSRRCSCSFAPPAPAHANVESSMSLKVPALSPPPWTPREALYWMRNRLTLQEQEEMLGCDVVYYCGPPVQPRTACGVTDRATPPPSIHHTSEETVSVSSPPKNKEEVVSFTAPSSSYFPITLGMHICFRYEVLEVLGIGTFSIVVRAVDHAASPLSPERHCALKLIRRELLYQKAAQAEWAICEQLKECCAAMRPCSGSTFKEDASGGTADYRAGASSVHRKPSASLPPALPWLSMADQRTLLFGSVLTPRSRFEYRGYHVIVFPLLGFSVRDVVELRRESREAKADHAVSASSSLLPASTPPSQAGDQAAVALPTEVVGSVLAQLAHALHFMHHCAHVLHGDIKPENIVFVDRSVSGRSSSSINGHLAECGGAASQQPPPRPPSQQPLLQAPLPHSGDAAALPTPPNMHPFHRLCLSFPSSSLSNTAAPAPPVTHSGTGPRRSHATEYLEGHSSADVGDRGSPSSSTSTYSSSLPCLTAPHPPPRNTEIADGPDRGATIMSCGYRVQHLGSEVASSSQQRPSGGDLLDQCITDGASASLAGRSLCMTGSRTGILTPSPHSTSTGAGFVEGSVGYGAACTTLSEAPRCSSGSSREVSPSYTTRSGQDSGGGDEVSSIVTPSALTRLTYALPHAMAASTAVTTSSRIALIDLGHAHHILPGTTATAFPLQSPSYRCPEMSLRLPYTTAIDMWSVGCVLYELHTGHALFPDVCDDATMLRSAVRVLGMPDAAFLTTVKACWRQYKQHKASTVRAAARAQGNVTSSDTGSQKVQLHLRQAHSQEPRLAVDGEDVNPNEETVIVERCWREFIQVLNDAAGHQREHERRLKGQQESSTPPVMENSQRSPREAGLPLPNGSGCTTTWETEEQLALLKVMFPGGQVHESDQCFSLPSKCDWHRYAWVDFLLGCLYWDAGERLTATEAQAHPYLAPNFSPEVTAHDTAASSGMDRKDAVDDTTMSASGISAASSAAVVGRVVAPTIRPTHCSGLHYLRRHPLTARLLDSAGETTSRPSSPHGSHSTASDDTAPLLAPLLMSPSAIVLFDLPSSSRTAPSARMWEEHQQHLSHCYDSALDIHSMLQTPAKRLTLSPYHNSDHRRNRLDGTESYPLRVVFSESDQGTESSVVVSAESSVRGNLAGTQKPRNDNQTAAVMVLPLN, from the coding sequence ATGCTGGGCATGTGTAGCGATGAAAATGTCGCCAATTCGCAGCTCTCGACGCTCCTCGGCTCGccaacgcagcgcagcgagagCTCTCCTGCGCTTGAGCGGGTCGGCTCATCCCAGTCGTCGTTGTTTTCGACGCCGATGACGCGTCGTCTGCAGGGATTCATGACGAAGGAGTCCCCCGATTATCGGGCGCTGCCAGCCCCGCAcacctcaccaccgccactcgCCTTCAGCACGGCGGATCTGGCGAGTGTGAACAGCGACAAACGAATGTGGAATGTGTACAGGCGCCAGGATGGCTGGGTGAGGTCACCCAAGGCGGATTGCTGCGCCCCCACTTcccggcagctgcaccccGGTGGCCATTACTCGGCCCCCGTCGCATCccttgcgccgccgccagtgccACAGCAGGGCAAGATCTCTCCCCACGAGCCCACTCGTGCCGTTTCAGATCGCACCGCCAGCCGGTCCATTGGCCGCGAACGCGGCGGGTACACACACTCCATGGCGCGCTTCCCATCTGTGTCACCTGCCGCTACTCCCTTTCGGGACCTCGACCAGCACCTTCCATCGGAGTCAGCATTGTTCCCCACCAGCTCGAGCGAGGGCGGGCCTCACAGGTGCACCGTCTCGCCTGCAAAGCCACTGTCACAGATGAGAGAAAGCAAGTCACGCAACACCGGCCGTAGTCCATCTTCCCATGCAAAGGGTGGTGCACGCCACTTTTCCAGCTCTGTAGAGAGAACATCGGTGTCCAAGGAGCTGTCAGCTCTCGATCACGACGTCGTTTGTGCCTCAAGTGAGGCAACCACGTcgtcgcggcgacgcggccgtcgccgctacAGTGCCAGCACGAGCCCCCTGCATGATGGGGACTACATCGGCGATGCCTTGACAGCGTCGGCAGATCAGCGGATGTTTCTGCAGATTAAGAGGCAGCCGCAACTCTGGCCCTCTGACAGCATTGGCCGCCGTTTCAGCAACGCCGCCATCGGGAGCACAGCCCGCCGGGgcgtgaggcgcagcagcagcagccacacgGCAGATCAAGGAGGCCGGTCAGATTCCTCCATGCCTCTCTCAGCTGTGATGGGGGTAATTCCACGTGAGGATTTTGCTCACCGCTTACGTGGCGATAGTATGCAGagcctctcctctcttccgcAACTACATCaacagccgctgcagcaactTCCTGCTTCTTCCTCCGCCCCCCCGTTACCGCAGACCAGAACTCTCATGGCGAGTATCATGCGCGACCACGCGCCGTGTTCTTTGCTCAAACCGCTGGAGCTGACCCCGGCAGCGATGGAGCGATCGCCGGAGCGGCGCGAGAGTGCAGAAGTGCTGGTGGACTCTTGCTGCTACACTCCGTCAATCTTCGtcgtcgagcagcagcagcagcagcagcagcagcaggggccGCTTCTGTCGACCTCGCTGATGGACCGACCGGCGGAGCACAGCAGTGCCAGTGTACAAGAGCGTGGCTCTTTCGGTCACCGCGTCAGCCTCTGCAGTCGGCACCGCAGGTCCGTAGCCAACGACTCCATCTCCACggctggcagcagcagcaacgtgagcaggcggtgcagctgcagctttgcgccaccggcacccgCGCACGCGAATGTGGAGTCGTCTATGTCCTTGAAGGTACCCGCACtatcaccgccgccgtggacgCCTAGAGAGGCGCTGTACTGGATGCGAAATCGGCtcacgctgcaggagcaggaaGAGATGCTGGGGTGTGACGTGGTATATTACTGCGGGCCTCCCGTGCAACCGCGCACGGCGTGCGGGGTAACAGACCGCGCAACACCTCCGCCTTCAATCCACCACACCTCGGAGGAGACTGTAAGCGTCAGCAGCCCTCCGAAAAACAAGGAGGAAGTAGTATCTTTCAccgccccctcttcctcgtaCTTCCCGATCACCCTAGGCATGCACATATGCTTCCGCTAcgaggtgctggaggtgctggggATCGGCACGTTCAGCATCGTTGTGCGCGCCGTCGACCACGCagcctcgcctctctcccctgaGCGGCACTGTGCGTTGAAGCTGATTCGGCGCGAGTTGCTCTACCAGAAAGCAGCACAGGCAGAGTGGGCCATCTGCGAGCAACTGAAGgagtgctgcgcagcgatgCGCCCCTGCAGTGGAAGCACCTTTAAGGAGGACGCAAGCGGGGGCACCGCCGACTATCGGGCCGGGGCATCATCGGTGCATCGCAAGCCCTCCGCATCGTTGCCGCCAGCGTTGCCTTGGCTGTCCATGGCGGaccagcgcacgctgctctTCGGCTCGGTGCTCACCCCACGCAGCCGCTTTGAGTACCGCGGCTACCACGTCATTGTCTTTCCTCTCCTCGGCTTCAGCGTGCGCGATGTGGTGGAGCTGCGACGCGAGTCGCGAGAAGCGAAGGCTGACCACGCCGTAAGCGCGTCCTCTTCCCTGCTGCCCGCTAGCACGCCACCCTCGCAGGCTGGCGACcaagcggcggtggcatTACCGACCGAGGTCGTCGGCAGCGttctcgcgcagctcgcACATGCCCTTCACTTCATGCACCACTGCGCGCACGTCCTCCACGGCGACATCAAGCCGGAGAACATCGTATTTGTGGATCGTTCTGTgagcggccgcagcagcagcagcatcaacGGCCATCTTGCCGagtgtggtggtgctgcgagCCAACAACCCCCGCCGCGCCCGccttcgcagcagccgctgctccaAGCCCCGCTCCCGCACAGTGGTGATGCCGCTGCACTCCCCACCCCGCCCAACATGCATCCTTTCCATCGGCTGTGCCTCAGTTtcccgtcgtcgtcgctctcAAACAcagccgcgcctgcgcctcccgTCACGCACAGCGGCACTGGGCCCCGCCGCTCTCATGCGACTGAATACCTGGAGGGGCATTCCAGCGCAGACGTTGGCGACCGTGGAAgtcccagcagcagcacgtcgaCGTACTCCTCGTCTCTGCCGTGTCTGACGGCCCCGCACCCGCCTCCGCGGAACACTGAAATCGCCGACGGCCCTGACAGAGGCGCCACGATTATGAGCTGTGGCTACCGTGTGCAGCACCTCGGTAGCGAagtggcgagcagctcccaGCAGCGTCCCTCCGGCGGTGATCTTCTCGATCAGTGCATCACCGATGGTGCCTCGGCCTCGCTTGCAGGACGCTCGCTCTGTATGACAGGCAGTCGCACTGGTATTCTCACTCCCTCGCCGCACTCGACGTCAACGGGCGCAGGATTCGTGGAGGGGTCGGTGGGGTATGGGGCAGCGTGCACGACCCTTAGCgaggcgccgcgctgcagtaGCGGGAGCAGCCGAGAGGTAAGTCCTAGCTACACAACCCGCTCAGGTCAGGacagtggcggtggcgatgaggTAAGCAGCATCGTCACACCCTCGGCCCTCACTCGGCTGACTTACGCGCTGCCTCACGCAATGGCTGCATCAACAGCTGTAACGACCTCGTCGCGGATTGCCCTCATCGACCTTGGCCACGCTCATCACATCCTCCCTGgtaccaccgccaccgccttcccTCTTCAGTCACCGTCCTACCGCTGCCCTGAGATGTCTCTGCGGCTGCCGtacaccaccgccatcgaCATGTGGTCGGTCGGGTGCGTCCTCTACGAGCTCCACACGGGTCACGCCCTCTTCCCCGATGTTTGCGACGACGCGACGATGCTGCGGTCGGCGGTGCGGGTACTTGGGATGCCAGACGCAGCCTTTCTCACTACTGTGAAGGCCTGCTGGAGGCAGTATAAACAGCACAAAGCAAGCACAGTCAGggcggccgcgcgcgcgcagggcAATGTGACCTCATCGGACACCGGTTCACAgaaggtgcagctgcacttgcGTCAGGCACACTCGCAAGAGCCGCGGCTAGCTGTAGATGGCGAGGACGTGAACCCAAACGAGGAGACCGTCATTGTGgagcggtgctggcgcgaGTTCATCCAGGTGCTGAACGATGCCGCAGGACACCAGCGAGAACACGAGCGACGTCTCAAGGGCCAACAAGAGTCGAGCACGCCACCAGTCATGGAGAACTCCCAGCGAAGCCCGAGGGAAGCAGGCTTGCCTCTCCCAAACGGCAGCGGTTGCACGACTACGTGGGAGACAGAGGAACAACTGGCGCTGTTGAAGGTGATGTTCCCCGGTGGACAAGTTCACGAGTCCGATCAGTGTTTCTCCTTGCCAAGCAAGTGTGACTGGCATCGGTATGCGTGGGTGGACTTCTTGCTGGGTTGCCTCTACTGGGACGCTGGGGAGCGGCTCACAgcgacggaggcgcaggcccACCCGTATCTCGCACCCAACTTCTCTCCTGAAGTGACCGCCCACGACACTGCTGCATCGTCGGGGATGGACAGAAAGGACGCAGTGGATGATACAACGATGAGCGCCTCCGGTATCTCCGCTGCCTCTAGTGCTGCCGTTGTGGGAAGGGTAGTGGCCCCCACCATACGCCCCACGCACTGCTCGGGGCTCCACTACCTCCGGCGCCACCCTCTGACGGCTCGCCTCCTCGATTCAGCGGGAGAGACGACCAGTCGGCCCAGCAGCCCACATGGCAGCCACTCCACCGCCAGTGACGACACAGCACCGCTCTTGGCACCGCTCCTGATGAGCCCTTCTGCCATTGTGCTGTTCGATCTCCCCTCTAGCAGCCGTACGGCACCGTCAGCGCGCATGTGGGAAGAGCATCAGCAGCATCTGTCTCACTGCTACGACTCGGCTCTGGACATTCACTCCATGTTACAGACCCCGGCCAAGCGACTGACTCTGTCACCGTATCACAACAGcgaccaccgccgcaacCGCCTCGACGGCACGGAAAGCTACCCGCTCCGCGTCGTCTTCTCGGAAAGCGACCAAGGAACGGAGAGTTCCGTCGTGGTTTCTGCCGAGTCGTCCGTGCGCGGCAACCTCGCCGGCACGCAAAAGCCACGCAACGACAATCAGACTGCAGCAGTGATGGTGCTGCCTCTCAACTGA
- a CDS encoding putative protein kinase, producing MERLQRVGVRTGPTFAADAPASTSELPKPTFQPGSSIYEMDSSGRLHRFQCGRVLGRGGFAKCYEVSDETGTYALKAVNRASLEKPKTLQKLHSEISIHRRMKHKHVVEFLRTFRDRYYVYMLLEKCDHGTLMDLLKVRRFSVAETQYVMLQCLSALQYMHSECVIHRDLKPGNIMLDRELNVKIGDFGLAAELQYDGERKRTICGTPNYIAPEIIDHKSHGHSYEVDTWSLGVILYTLLVGQPPFQMEDVESTYKRIRQCRYDFPANVPDNARDLITQILQSSPAHRPTLMDIRQHSFFSSSPPPPLTPPASFASFGLPVPGPAAPATTTTASAAAATITTRSARRASAVDMHYPPPAPYGKELLGAPAQREVLRPINANVPPPPGAPTSPRHLANLRQQQQPAPAPTLPGICAHARNETPRSAPGTAAVPLSGRCPASSPQQLRNDANADEDEKQQLTALHDRLHQTLCGDAAADDAADNEAPPPPVWVTQCADFSSKYGMAYRLSTGQTGAHFNDSTKIVWEPITDRVEYHARVKIEMPARDGSTGLFAKDERHVFSMHNYPPELEKKVTLTKYFKTYLGRVQSSPDKVPVVACSPFLPAAPPRCTDPHTSSDFVYVKRWLRVDGALVFRLSNKTVQVCFEDGAEIILSSEWRVVTYTTPSGRRRTMPLNSVATEWEEAAERLRNTKSVLYQVIRDHCL from the coding sequence AtggagcgcctgcagcgcgtcggtgTCCGCACCGGCCCCACCTTCGCCGCTGACGCACCCGCGTCCACGTCGGAGTTACCGAAGCCGACGTTCCAGCCTGGCAGCAGTATCTACGAGATGGACTCCAGCGGCAGGCTGCATCGCTTCCAGTGCGGTCGCGTgctcggccgcggcggcttcgcCAAGTGCTACGAGGTGTCAGACGAGACTGGCACCTACGCGCTCAAGGCCGTTAACCGTGCGTCGCTGGAGAAGCCCAAGACGCTGCAGAAGCTGCACAGTGAAATCAGCATCCACCGCCGCATGAAGCACAAGCACGTCGTCGAGTTCCTTCGCACGTTCCGCGACCGCTACTACGTGTACATGCTCTTGGAGAAGTGTGACCACGGGACGCTGATGGACCTACTCAAAGTGCGCCGCTTCAGCGTGGCGGAGACACAGTACGTGATGCTGCAGTGCCTGTCGGCGCTGCAGTACATGCACAGTGAGTGCGTCATCCACCGCGACCTGAAGCCCGGCAACATTATGCTGGACAGAGAGCTCAACGTCAAGATCGGCGACTTCGGCCTcgccgcggagctgcagtACGACGGCGAGCGCAAGCGCACCATCTGTGGAACGCCCAACTACATTGCACCCGAGATCATCGACCACAAGAGCCACGGTCACAGCTACGAGGTGGACACGTGGTCGCTCGGCGTCATCCTCTACACACTGCTGGTGGGTCAGCCTCCGTTCCAGATGGAGGACGTGGAGTCTACATACAAGCGCATCCGCCAGTGCCGCTACGACTTCCCCGCCAACGTACCAGACAACGCGCGCGACCTTATCACTCAGATCCTGCAGAGCAGCCCGGCCCACCGCCCCACGCTGATGGACATCCGCCAGCACTCCTTCTTctcgtcgtcaccgccgccaccgctgacgccgccggcatcgTTCGCGTCCTTCGGCCTGCCGGTGCCTGGCCCCGCCGCGcccgcgacgacgacgaccgcatcagcagcagcagcaaccataaccacacgcagcgcacgccgcgcgtcggcggtggACATGCATTacccaccgccggcgccgtaTGGTAAGGAGCTGTTAGGTGCCCCGGCACAACGCGAGGTGCTGCGACCCATCAACGCCaacgtgccgccgccgcccggcgcgccgacgtcgccgcgccACCTTGCGAACCTcaggcaacagcagcagcccgcaccggcgccgacgcTCCCCGGCatctgtgcgcacgcgcgcaacgAGACGCCACGCAGTGCCCCTgggacggcagcggtgccgctctcGGGCCGCTGCCCCGCTTCAtctccgcagcagctccgaaACGACGCCAACGCTGACGAGGacgagaagcagcagctgacggcgctgcacgacCGCCTGCACCAGACCCtgtgcggcgacgcggccgccgacgacgctgctgacaacgaggcgccgccgccgccggtgtgGGTTACGCAGTGCGCGGACTTCTCGTCCAAGTACGGCATGGCGTACCGCCTCAGCACCGGCCAAACCGGCGCGCACTTCAACGACTCCACCAAAATCGTGTGGGAGCCCATTACGGACCGTGTGGAGTATCACGCGCGCGTCAAGATCGAGATGCCGgcgcgcgacggcagcacagGGCTCTTCGCGAAGGACGAGCGGCACGTGTTCAGCATGCACAACTACCCAccggagctggagaagaaggtgACACTGACCAAGTACTTCAAGACCTACCTCGGCCGCGTGCAGAGCTCGCCGGACAAGGTGCCGGTGGTCGCGTGCTCACCCTTcctgccggcggcgccgccacgctgcaccgACCCGCACACGTCCAGTGACTTTGTGTACGTAAAGCGCTGGCTGCGCGTGGACGGCGCGCTCGTGTTTCGGCTGTCGAACAAGACGGTGCAGGTGTGCTTCGAGGACGGCGCTGAGATCATCCTGAGCTCGGAGTGGCGCGTGGTGACCTACACGACGCCGTCgggccgccgtcgcacgaTGCCGCTGAACTCGGTGGCCACAGAGTGGGAAGAagcggcggagcggctgcgaaACACCAAGAGCGTACTGTACCAGGTCATCCGCGATCACTGCCTGTAG